A DNA window from Thermosynechococcaceae cyanobacterium Okahandja contains the following coding sequences:
- a CDS encoding UbiX family flavin prenyltransferase: MTSSSAPIILGVTGASGLLYAVRTIKFLLQAGYPIQLVASKAVHQVWQAECGLTMPVQPDKQALFWQEQAQVWDGELTCHRPTDVAAAIASGSFRTLGMVIIPCSMSTVAKLAAGLSSDLLERVADVHLKEQRPLVLVPRETPFSLIHLQNLTQLAMAGARIVPAIPAWYHRPETIEDLVDFVVARALDQLGLDCVPLKRWQGPIT, from the coding sequence GTGACCTCCTCTTCTGCTCCGATTATTTTGGGTGTGACCGGCGCGTCTGGTTTGCTCTACGCAGTGCGCACCATAAAATTTCTATTACAAGCAGGGTATCCTATTCAATTAGTGGCATCAAAGGCTGTCCATCAGGTGTGGCAAGCGGAATGTGGTTTGACGATGCCCGTGCAGCCGGATAAACAAGCCCTCTTTTGGCAGGAGCAAGCACAGGTCTGGGATGGGGAATTGACCTGCCATCGACCCACAGATGTGGCCGCCGCGATCGCCAGTGGCTCCTTTCGTACCCTTGGGATGGTGATTATTCCCTGTAGCATGAGCACGGTGGCTAAGCTGGCGGCAGGCTTGAGTTCGGATTTACTGGAGCGGGTGGCGGATGTCCACCTGAAGGAGCAGCGCCCCCTAGTACTCGTGCCGCGGGAAACCCCCTTTAGCCTGATTCACTTACAGAACCTGACTCAGCTTGCCATGGCTGGGGCGCGGATTGTCCCCGCTATTCCGGCGTGGTATCACCGCCCTGAAACCATTGAAGACCTAGTGGATTTTGTCGTGGCTCGCGCCCTTGATCAGCTAGGGTTAGATTGTGTGCCCTTGAAGCGTTGGCAAGGACCAATTACCTAA
- a CDS encoding aminodeoxychorismate/anthranilate synthase component II produces the protein MIIVIDNYDSFTYNLVQYLGELAAEFAVAGDLRVFRNDKITLADIDALAPAGIVISPGPGRPADAGISEAVIRTYGSKYPILGVCLGHQAIGEVFGGTIALAPTLMHGKTSEIYHRGVGVFQDLPQPFTATRYHSLVIDRETCPEVLEITAWTDDNLIMGVRHRQYPTLEGVQFHPESILTRCGKDLLRNFLASVSRQQA, from the coding sequence TTGATTATTGTTATCGACAACTATGACAGTTTCACCTATAACTTAGTCCAATACTTGGGGGAACTAGCCGCTGAATTTGCTGTTGCAGGGGATCTGCGGGTGTTTCGCAACGACAAGATCACCCTTGCCGACATTGACGCACTGGCTCCCGCTGGCATTGTCATTTCCCCGGGGCCGGGACGACCTGCGGATGCCGGAATTTCGGAGGCGGTGATTCGTACCTATGGGTCTAAATACCCCATTTTAGGGGTGTGCTTAGGGCATCAAGCCATTGGCGAAGTCTTTGGGGGCACCATTGCCCTCGCGCCAACGCTGATGCACGGTAAAACCTCAGAGATTTACCACCGGGGGGTGGGGGTCTTTCAAGACTTGCCCCAACCCTTTACTGCCACTCGCTACCATAGTTTGGTAATTGATCGTGAGACCTGCCCCGAGGTTCTAGAAATTACTGCATGGACTGATGACAACCTGATTATGGGGGTGCGCCATCGCCAGTATCCCACCCTTGAAGGGGTGCAGTTCCATCCCGAAAGTATCTTGACCCGCTGTGGCAAGGACTTGCTGAGGAACTTTTTAGCAAGCGTTAGCCGTCAGCAGGCTTAG
- a CDS encoding MBL fold metallo-hydrolase, which translates to MERRQFLRWAQVGAIASLGGHWAAHAQGAGLSLQWLGHTCFLFSGSGQRVLVNPFRPIGCTKGLRPPRVAADIVMISSRLLDEGYIEGLPGRPKLLFQPGNYNVNGLKIQGIRTNHDRVGGFRFGVNVVWRWQQGGVNILHMGGIAMPLSIEQKILMGRPDVMIVPVGGSDKAYTATEAKAAIDLLQPRLVIPSHFRTAAADPNNCDLTGLEDFLAVMEGTPVRRSGGNSLTVSAANLPQTTTIQILSI; encoded by the coding sequence ATGGAACGGCGGCAGTTTTTGCGCTGGGCGCAAGTGGGGGCGATCGCCAGTTTAGGCGGTCATTGGGCAGCACACGCCCAAGGAGCAGGGCTGTCGCTCCAATGGCTAGGGCACACCTGTTTTCTCTTTAGCGGCAGTGGTCAGCGGGTTCTGGTAAACCCCTTTCGCCCCATCGGCTGCACCAAAGGGCTACGGCCACCGCGGGTTGCTGCCGATATTGTGATGATTAGTAGCCGCCTCCTTGATGAGGGCTACATTGAAGGGCTGCCCGGGCGACCCAAGCTGCTGTTTCAGCCGGGCAACTACAACGTCAATGGCCTCAAAATTCAGGGGATTCGCACCAACCACGATCGGGTAGGGGGCTTTCGCTTTGGGGTGAATGTGGTGTGGCGCTGGCAGCAGGGGGGCGTCAATATCCTCCACATGGGGGGAATTGCCATGCCCCTCAGCATTGAGCAAAAAATTCTCATGGGACGGCCCGATGTGATGATTGTGCCCGTGGGGGGCAGCGATAAAGCCTATACGGCAACCGAAGCCAAAGCGGCCATTGACCTATTGCAACCCCGCTTAGTCATCCCGTCCCACTTTCGCACCGCCGCCGCCGATCCCAACAATTGCGACTTAACAGGTTTAGAGGACTTTTTAGCCGTGATGGAAGGTACCCCGGTGCGCCGCAGTGGCGGCAACTCCCTCACGGTTTCTGCGGCGAACTTGCCCCAAACAACCACCATTCAGATTCTTAGTATCTAG
- a CDS encoding trypsin-like peptidase domain-containing protein, whose protein sequence is MARWNVWAVLGVAIAGVELVQPRAAAAASVTEVARIAKSITVLIEGKGTHGSGILLQRRGNTYIILTAHHVVEKPGEYAVKTADGQRHSIKPNSIRPFPGVDLATLEIETTREYALATLGNSTEAIEGMPVFVAGFPSQNASVLGGIYQFTEGRLTANASRPIQDGYALVYSNATLPGMSGGPVLDENGRLIGVHGSGDVASTLIQEGSSTNNVFVKRGFNLGIPINTYVSLATPTPLPAINGTGTTGSAAIATANIPPSLPMKPADYFLAAEARFQKKDFAGAVEAYTQAITLNPNYAEAYLGRAVAQFFALVPNQDFTQLGEELGVKHLSRLTQGNPILKDAFPPNPPTPLLDTFSRNVAQQPGTLQQDIAKAMALNPNYAEAYGVSSFFNLLLGNFGNAVADIDRALVITPANGDLQVIRSLALFLSGDFRRSIPAFDQLIAANPDSTDYHLLRGVAAFLMGDYALSRPSWGELTRLTPNDPMPFAVRGVTYLLEENPRASLPDLRQAAELYRRQGNRESYEELMTVIRQLENR, encoded by the coding sequence ATGGCTCGCTGGAATGTTTGGGCGGTTCTTGGGGTGGCGATCGCCGGTGTGGAACTTGTCCAGCCAAGGGCAGCCGCCGCTGCATCGGTCACGGAAGTGGCACGGATTGCTAAAAGTATTACCGTTCTTATTGAAGGTAAGGGAACCCACGGTTCCGGCATTTTGTTGCAGCGCCGTGGCAACACCTATATCATCCTGACGGCACACCACGTTGTTGAAAAGCCCGGGGAGTACGCCGTTAAAACCGCCGATGGCCAGCGGCATAGCATTAAACCCAACTCCATTCGTCCCTTTCCGGGGGTGGATCTGGCCACCCTTGAAATTGAAACCACCCGCGAGTACGCCCTAGCCACCCTTGGCAACTCCACCGAGGCCATTGAAGGGATGCCCGTCTTTGTGGCTGGCTTTCCCTCCCAGAATGCCTCCGTCTTGGGCGGCATTTACCAGTTTACCGAGGGGCGGCTAACGGCTAATGCCTCCCGCCCCATCCAAGATGGCTATGCCTTGGTCTATAGCAACGCCACGCTGCCCGGCATGAGCGGTGGGCCAGTGCTCGATGAAAACGGCCGCCTCATTGGTGTCCACGGCAGTGGTGATGTGGCCTCAACCCTGATTCAGGAGGGCAGCAGTACCAACAATGTCTTTGTCAAGCGGGGCTTTAATTTAGGAATTCCGATTAATACCTACGTCAGCTTGGCCACTCCGACCCCCCTACCGGCCATCAATGGTACGGGCACCACCGGTTCAGCCGCGATCGCCACCGCTAACATCCCCCCAAGTCTGCCCATGAAACCGGCGGACTACTTCCTTGCGGCAGAGGCCCGCTTTCAGAAAAAAGACTTTGCCGGGGCCGTTGAGGCCTACACCCAAGCCATTACCCTTAATCCCAACTATGCCGAAGCCTACCTTGGCCGTGCCGTGGCTCAGTTTTTTGCCCTTGTCCCCAACCAAGACTTTACCCAGCTTGGCGAAGAATTGGGGGTGAAACACCTCAGCCGTCTGACGCAGGGCAACCCCATCCTCAAAGATGCCTTCCCGCCCAACCCGCCGACTCCCCTGCTAGACACCTTTAGCCGCAATGTGGCGCAACAGCCGGGTACCCTACAGCAGGATATTGCCAAAGCCATGGCTCTCAACCCGAACTATGCCGAAGCCTACGGTGTGAGTAGCTTTTTTAACTTGCTCTTAGGTAACTTTGGCAATGCCGTCGCCGACATTGATCGCGCCCTTGTCATTACCCCCGCCAACGGTGACCTCCAAGTCATTCGCTCCCTTGCCCTCTTCTTGAGTGGCGATTTTCGCCGCAGTATTCCTGCCTTTGACCAACTGATTGCCGCCAACCCCGATAGCACCGACTACCATCTGCTGCGGGGGGTCGCCGCCTTTTTAATGGGAGACTATGCCCTCAGTCGTCCCAGTTGGGGGGAACTCACCCGCTTAACCCCCAACGACCCCATGCCCTTTGCGGTGCGGGGGGTCACCTACCTACTCGAAGAAAACCCACGCGCTAGCCTACCGGATTTGCGTCAAGCGGCAGAATTGTACCGCCGCCAAGGGAACCGCGAATCCTACGAAGAGTTGATGACCGTGATCCGCCAGCTTGAAAACCGCTAG
- a CDS encoding phycobilisome protein: protein MLRQLEKLSLEADGRYATAAELQFLKNYLATADERISAYEKIRDAEEAIIEQVDKQLRAQNPHIFRKGNQDYAAVCQRDRRSVLRLAAAAMLFADLDALRDGFLLWYRTIIKAFKDEKAAQATYQVLPMAVNQVLGSEAAPLMKPVLALTQSILAE from the coding sequence ATGCTGCGTCAACTGGAAAAACTCAGCCTTGAGGCGGATGGTCGTTATGCTACGGCAGCGGAGCTACAGTTCCTCAAAAACTATCTTGCCACTGCTGACGAGCGCATCAGTGCCTACGAAAAAATCCGTGATGCGGAAGAGGCAATTATTGAGCAGGTGGACAAACAGTTACGTGCCCAAAACCCCCATATTTTCCGCAAAGGGAATCAGGACTACGCGGCGGTGTGCCAGCGCGATCGCCGCAGTGTGCTGCGCTTAGCCGCCGCTGCGATGCTCTTTGCCGATCTCGATGCCCTACGGGATGGGTTCCTGCTGTGGTACCGCACCATTATTAAAGCCTTTAAGGATGAGAAGGCGGCTCAGGCCACCTATCAGGTGTTGCCGATGGCGGTCAATCAGGTTCTTGGTTCGGAAGCTGCGCCTCTGATGAAGCCAGTGCTAGCCTTAACCCAATCTATTTTGGCCGAATAG
- a CDS encoding 4-vinyl reductase, whose amino-acid sequence MVSVSPSQPLGKPSPMPTIATPPYQHQLHRTHPHRTNHYSLRDYLQFNGQQGTIQDWYDQRVTLVTEDFVIGLVEGLEEEVGPASALVMYKIGEEWGKQDAVVFKQHFEQDYKRELRKAALTFILEAWWWPFTTQGWGNWEVDLTEQKNGFMFINIFDSVVARTLGDVGKPVCYIYAGLFAGFFTGLIQKPLGCIELQCYAMGETYCKFLVGKQDRIDAAAFWQNEGATARDIEKRLRQGEFVRT is encoded by the coding sequence ATGGTCTCAGTCAGTCCTTCCCAACCCCTAGGCAAGCCCTCACCGATGCCCACTATTGCCACGCCACCCTATCAACACCAACTCCATCGCACCCATCCCCACCGCACAAACCACTACAGCCTCCGCGACTACCTGCAATTTAATGGACAGCAGGGCACCATTCAGGATTGGTACGATCAGCGGGTGACACTCGTTACAGAGGACTTTGTCATTGGCCTTGTTGAAGGGCTAGAGGAAGAAGTCGGCCCGGCCTCAGCGCTGGTTATGTACAAAATTGGCGAAGAATGGGGCAAACAGGATGCGGTAGTCTTTAAGCAACACTTTGAGCAGGACTACAAGCGGGAACTGCGCAAGGCGGCCCTGACGTTTATTTTGGAAGCATGGTGGTGGCCCTTTACCACCCAAGGCTGGGGCAACTGGGAAGTGGATTTAACCGAGCAAAAAAATGGGTTTATGTTCATTAATATTTTTGACTCGGTGGTGGCGCGCACCCTTGGGGATGTGGGCAAACCCGTGTGCTACATTTACGCTGGCTTGTTTGCCGGATTCTTTACGGGGCTGATTCAAAAGCCCTTGGGGTGTATCGAACTACAGTGTTACGCCATGGGGGAAACCTACTGCAAGTTTTTGGTGGGTAAGCAGGATCGCATTGATGCTGCCGCCTTTTGGCAAAACGAGGGGGCAACCGCTCGCGATATTGAAAAGCGTTTACGTCAAGGGGAGTTCGTCAGAACCTAG
- the ligA gene encoding NAD-dependent DNA ligase LigA, translated as MSESDAVATRLQHLRQLLQRASYAYYALDAPIMEDAVYDQLYRELQSLEAAHPEYITADSPTQRIGEAPVERFLSVAHRIPLYSLENAFTLADMVAWQERWQRYWRNLMGEDPPTADYVCELKLDGVALALTYENGILVRGATRGDGSRGEEITSNVRTIRSIPLRLNLDPPPPIVEVRGEAFLPLEQFHQLNRDRHAQGEPPFANPRNAAAGTLRQLDPRIVAERHLDFFAYGLHLPEGGTVPLDIQRSAYGQPQQQRQVLTALQQLGFRVNPENANCPDLAAVQAYYHHWQTARHALPYLTDGIVVKLNDLALQQQLGFTQKFPRGCIAWKYEPEQAITKVAAITVQVGRTGALTPVAELEPVHLAGTTVTRATLHNGDRVAELDLHVGDTVVIHKAGEIIPEIVRVFPELRPASAQPFQMPPHCPECHAPVVRPEDEAVTRCINPQCPAMLRGQLLHWVSRDALDIQGLGEKLAQQLVARHLVQTPADLYRLTQDDLVSLERMGAKSAQKLLGAIAQSKRQPWPRVLYGLGIRHVGSVNAQLLAEAFPDVDQLAAAPLDALCAIHGIGPEIGQAVHDWFRTPRHQALIQDLKALGLQLTHSQPTDPPTAEGSLQPSRPLEGKRVVITGTLPTLSRKEAKQLIEQHGGKVSDSVSAQTDYLVVGENPGSKLERAQALGIPCLNETELIEMCQYAKIRESTEPLPPRIL; from the coding sequence ATGTCCGAGTCTGATGCCGTTGCCACCCGCCTCCAGCACCTGCGGCAATTACTCCAAAGGGCCAGCTATGCCTACTATGCCCTCGATGCCCCAATCATGGAGGATGCGGTTTACGACCAACTGTACCGCGAACTCCAGAGCCTTGAGGCGGCGCATCCAGAATACATTACTGCCGATAGCCCGACCCAGCGGATCGGGGAGGCACCCGTAGAGCGGTTTCTCAGCGTTGCCCACCGCATTCCCCTCTATAGCCTTGAAAACGCCTTTACCTTGGCGGATATGGTGGCATGGCAGGAGCGCTGGCAGCGGTATTGGCGCAACCTCATGGGGGAGGATCCCCCCACTGCGGACTACGTCTGCGAACTGAAACTGGATGGGGTTGCCCTTGCCTTGACCTATGAAAATGGCATACTGGTGCGTGGTGCCACTCGCGGTGATGGCAGCCGCGGCGAAGAGATTACGTCTAATGTGCGCACCATCCGCTCGATTCCCCTGCGTCTGAACCTAGACCCCCCACCCCCCATCGTCGAAGTGCGGGGTGAAGCCTTTTTACCCCTTGAGCAATTTCACCAGCTTAATCGCGATCGCCACGCCCAAGGCGAGCCGCCCTTTGCTAACCCCCGCAACGCCGCCGCCGGTACCCTGCGGCAATTAGATCCCCGCATTGTTGCCGAGCGACACTTAGATTTTTTTGCCTATGGGCTGCACCTGCCGGAAGGGGGCACCGTTCCCCTCGATATTCAGCGCAGCGCCTATGGTCAACCACAGCAGCAACGGCAGGTTTTAACCGCCTTGCAACAGCTTGGGTTTCGAGTCAACCCAGAAAACGCCAATTGCCCAGATTTGGCCGCAGTCCAAGCCTACTACCACCACTGGCAAACCGCCCGCCACGCCTTGCCCTACCTCACCGATGGGATTGTGGTCAAGCTCAATGATTTAGCGCTGCAGCAGCAGTTGGGCTTCACCCAAAAATTTCCACGGGGCTGCATTGCTTGGAAGTACGAGCCAGAGCAGGCCATTACCAAGGTGGCCGCAATTACGGTGCAAGTGGGGCGCACAGGAGCACTCACCCCGGTGGCGGAGCTAGAGCCGGTACACTTAGCCGGTACAACGGTAACCCGAGCAACCCTCCACAATGGCGATCGCGTTGCCGAGTTAGACCTGCACGTGGGTGACACGGTGGTCATCCACAAAGCTGGGGAAATTATCCCGGAAATTGTGCGGGTGTTTCCAGAACTGCGACCCGCCAGCGCCCAACCCTTTCAAATGCCCCCCCACTGCCCAGAGTGCCACGCCCCGGTTGTGCGGCCAGAGGATGAGGCGGTGACCCGCTGCATCAATCCCCAGTGTCCAGCGATGTTGCGGGGGCAATTGCTGCACTGGGTGAGCCGGGATGCCCTCGATATCCAAGGCCTTGGCGAAAAATTAGCCCAGCAGTTGGTGGCTAGGCACCTCGTGCAAACCCCCGCTGACCTCTACCGCCTGACACAGGACGATCTAGTGAGCCTAGAGCGCATGGGGGCAAAATCGGCGCAAAAACTCCTAGGGGCGATCGCCCAATCAAAACGCCAACCGTGGCCGCGGGTTCTTTATGGCCTCGGCATTCGCCATGTGGGCAGCGTTAATGCCCAACTGTTGGCCGAGGCATTTCCAGATGTTGATCAGCTCGCGGCAGCTCCCCTCGATGCCCTCTGCGCCATTCATGGGATTGGTCCTGAAATTGGCCAAGCGGTGCACGATTGGTTTCGTACCCCTCGCCACCAAGCCCTAATTCAAGACCTGAAAGCCCTTGGTCTGCAACTGACACACTCGCAACCCACTGATCCACCCACCGCTGAAGGGTCGTTACAACCAAGCCGCCCTCTTGAAGGCAAGCGCGTTGTGATCACCGGTACCCTGCCCACCCTCAGCCGCAAGGAAGCCAAACAACTCATTGAACAGCACGGCGGTAAGGTGAGTGATAGTGTGAGCGCCCAAACCGATTACCTTGTGGTTGGCGAAAACCCAGGGAGTAAACTGGAGCGGGCACAAGCCTTGGGCATTCCCTGCCTCAATGAAACAGAACTTATAGAAATGTGTCAATACGCAAAAATCCGTGAGAGTACGGAACCACTGCCCCCCAGAATCCTTTAG
- a CDS encoding NAD(+) kinase, translating to MKAGIIYNEGKPVAVELAIHVRQLLEREGWQVHVATGIGGILGYSRPDSPVCHTPIDQLVPPGFDATMAFAVVLGGDGTVLSAFRQLAPCEIPLLTINTGHLGFLTEGYVEDLEPALEQVLRGDYTIEDRTMLTVQVLRDRAVIWEALSLNEMVIHKEPLTGMCHFEVDVGAHARVDIAADGLILSTPTGSTAYALSAGGPVITPGVAALQLVPICPHSLASRALVFANNEPVWIYPANPFKHLILVVDGNAGCYIQPEDQVFVHKAPYRARFIRLRSPEFFHVLRQKLGWGLPHVAKPRPQNQCH from the coding sequence GTGAAGGCGGGGATCATTTACAACGAAGGCAAACCCGTGGCGGTGGAACTGGCCATCCACGTCCGTCAACTGCTAGAGCGTGAAGGTTGGCAGGTTCACGTGGCCACCGGTATTGGCGGCATTTTGGGCTACTCGCGCCCCGATAGCCCTGTGTGTCATACCCCCATTGATCAGTTGGTGCCCCCGGGGTTTGATGCCACGATGGCCTTTGCGGTTGTTTTGGGGGGAGATGGCACCGTCCTGTCAGCCTTTCGCCAGTTAGCCCCCTGCGAAATTCCCCTATTGACGATTAATACCGGTCATTTGGGCTTTTTAACGGAAGGGTACGTCGAAGATCTGGAGCCTGCCCTTGAGCAAGTATTGCGGGGCGACTACACCATTGAAGACCGTACCATGCTCACGGTACAGGTGCTGCGCGATCGCGCCGTCATTTGGGAAGCCCTGTCCCTCAACGAAATGGTCATTCACAAAGAACCCCTGACGGGCATGTGCCACTTTGAAGTGGATGTGGGTGCCCACGCCCGGGTGGATATTGCCGCCGATGGCTTAATTCTCTCGACCCCCACCGGATCCACCGCCTACGCCCTCTCCGCTGGCGGACCGGTCATTACTCCTGGGGTTGCGGCCTTACAGTTGGTTCCCATCTGTCCCCATTCCTTGGCCTCCCGCGCCCTCGTCTTTGCCAATAACGAACCGGTGTGGATCTACCCCGCCAACCCCTTTAAGCACCTGATCTTGGTGGTGGATGGCAATGCGGGCTGCTACATCCAACCAGAAGATCAAGTGTTCGTCCACAAGGCCCCCTACCGTGCCCGCTTTATTCGCCTGCGCTCCCCCGAATTTTTCCATGTCCTGCGGCAAAAATTAGGTTGGGGGCTGCCGCACGTGGCTAAACCGCGCCCCCAGAACCAATGCCATTAG
- a CDS encoding SDR family oxidoreductase: MNVLIVGGTGTLGRQIVRRALDEGHQVHCLVRSPAKATFLREWGATLLQGNLCYPETLQEALKYSGATVIIDAATTRPTDTLTIEAVDWQGKVNLIQAAQAANIQHFIFFSIMGAQDYPHVPLMQIKQCTEDFLRESGLNYTILRPCGFFQGLIGQYAIPILENQSIWVMGESTAIAYMDTQDVAKFAIRCLERPATYGQAFDLAGTQPWTADQIIKLCETLSGQEAKITRLPIGVLRAARQMTQWFQWTWNISDRLAFTEVIASGTPLNAPMAEVYRLFDLDPSETLTLDAYLQEYFTRILRKLKELDYEKVKQKKGSRKRSPFKSTP; the protein is encoded by the coding sequence ATGAACGTATTGATTGTGGGTGGAACGGGGACGCTGGGGCGGCAAATTGTGCGCCGGGCCTTAGACGAGGGACATCAGGTGCATTGCTTAGTCCGCAGCCCCGCCAAAGCCACATTTTTACGGGAGTGGGGAGCCACGCTACTCCAGGGGAATCTGTGCTATCCAGAGACCCTGCAGGAGGCGCTCAAGTACTCTGGTGCGACGGTAATTATTGATGCCGCCACCACCCGCCCCACCGATACGCTCACCATCGAAGCGGTCGATTGGCAAGGAAAAGTTAATCTGATTCAGGCGGCTCAAGCTGCCAATATTCAGCACTTTATCTTTTTCTCCATCATGGGTGCCCAAGACTATCCCCACGTACCCCTGATGCAAATTAAGCAGTGTACCGAAGACTTTTTGCGGGAGTCGGGGCTAAACTATACGATTTTGCGCCCCTGTGGTTTTTTTCAGGGACTGATTGGCCAGTACGCCATCCCCATTCTCGAAAATCAGTCCATCTGGGTGATGGGCGAGTCCACCGCCATTGCCTACATGGATACCCAAGATGTGGCCAAGTTTGCAATCCGCTGCCTAGAGCGTCCGGCCACCTACGGTCAAGCCTTTGATTTGGCCGGTACGCAGCCGTGGACGGCTGATCAAATTATTAAGTTATGTGAAACACTTTCAGGACAGGAGGCTAAAATTACCCGTCTGCCCATTGGCGTACTGCGGGCAGCGCGGCAGATGACCCAGTGGTTTCAGTGGACCTGGAACATTAGCGATCGCCTTGCCTTTACGGAGGTGATTGCCAGTGGCACCCCCCTGAATGCCCCCATGGCGGAGGTCTATCGCCTGTTTGATCTGGATCCCAGCGAAACGCTGACCCTTGACGCATACTTACAGGAGTATTTCACGCGAATTCTGCGTAAACTCAAAGAATTGGATTACGAAAAAGTGAAACAGAAAAAGGGTTCACGCAAACGGAGTCCATTCAAATCAACCCCCTAG
- a CDS encoding pentapeptide repeat-containing protein yields MMCLSGIRERYRYWRWLVALVLALLFIVLTPRGAIAEDYTKEALINTDFSGRDLRDSQFTKANLFHSDLSHTNLQGVSFFAANLEAANLEGADLRYATLDTARLTKANLTNAILEGAFAFNTKFDGATITGADFTDVDLREDAQRLLCAVASGRNPVTGRNTRETLHCEDFDT; encoded by the coding sequence ATGATGTGTCTATCTGGAATTCGCGAGCGTTATCGCTACTGGCGATGGCTGGTGGCACTGGTTCTTGCCCTTTTATTCATTGTGTTGACCCCGAGGGGCGCGATCGCCGAAGACTACACCAAAGAAGCCCTCATCAATACCGACTTTTCTGGCCGCGATCTGCGGGACTCGCAGTTCACCAAGGCCAACCTCTTCCATAGTGACCTTAGCCACACCAATCTCCAGGGGGTGAGCTTCTTTGCCGCCAACCTCGAAGCCGCCAATCTGGAAGGGGCAGATCTGCGCTACGCCACCCTAGATACCGCACGGCTAACCAAAGCCAACCTCACTAATGCCATTCTCGAAGGTGCCTTTGCCTTCAATACCAAATTTGACGGTGCCACGATTACCGGCGCCGATTTCACCGATGTTGATCTGCGCGAAGATGCCCAGCGGTTGCTGTGCGCAGTGGCCAGTGGCCGCAACCCTGTTACTGGCCGCAACACCCGTGAAACCTTACACTGCGAGGATTTTGACACCTAG
- the aat gene encoding leucyl/phenylalanyl-tRNA--protein transferase gives MNSKLNANFRRWSAAKIQQMIIEQGYAQGYFLMGEGDRLQWYSSYRRTLIPLDERFRYPRSLQRVLNQGRFQVAINRDFKGVVEGCAARPSTWITPPLKELYYRLYETGWAVSFETWQGDELAGGILGIVFGGAFIGESMFYRIPDGSKVAMVKLVQHLRSRGFILFDAQLPNPHLSRFGAYTISEADYQQTLVQALQCRCQFLPYQLDLTTPGSSP, from the coding sequence TTGAACTCCAAGTTGAACGCCAATTTTCGCCGCTGGAGCGCCGCCAAGATTCAACAGATGATTATCGAGCAGGGCTATGCCCAAGGCTATTTTTTAATGGGGGAGGGCGATCGCCTGCAATGGTACAGCAGTTACCGACGCACCCTCATTCCCTTAGATGAGCGATTTCGCTACCCGCGATCGCTACAACGGGTTCTGAACCAAGGGCGCTTTCAGGTGGCCATTAACCGGGATTTTAAGGGGGTGGTTGAAGGCTGTGCGGCTCGCCCCAGCACGTGGATTACCCCACCGCTTAAGGAACTTTATTACCGTCTGTACGAGACAGGCTGGGCGGTGAGTTTCGAGACGTGGCAAGGAGACGAGTTAGCCGGAGGCATTCTGGGCATTGTTTTTGGGGGTGCCTTCATTGGTGAGTCAATGTTTTACCGCATCCCCGATGGCTCGAAGGTGGCCATGGTGAAGCTGGTGCAGCACTTGCGATCGCGCGGATTTATCCTCTTTGATGCTCAACTGCCTAACCCTCACCTGAGCCGCTTTGGCGCTTATACCATTAGTGAGGCAGACTACCAGCAAACCTTGGTGCAGGCTCTACAGTGCCGGTGCCAGTTTTTGCCCTACCAGCTTGATTTAACCACGCCCGGCAGCAGTCCCTGA
- the rpsN gene encoding 30S ribosomal protein S14 encodes MAKKSMIEREKKRQRLVNKYAAKRQELKTQLAMAETQEEVMSIHRQLQQLPRNSAPSRLRNRCWLTGRPRGYFRDFGLCRNALREMAHQGLLPGVVKSSW; translated from the coding sequence ATGGCCAAAAAAAGCATGATCGAACGGGAGAAAAAACGCCAGCGCCTAGTGAACAAGTACGCTGCCAAACGGCAGGAGCTAAAGACACAGCTGGCCATGGCGGAAACCCAAGAAGAGGTCATGAGCATTCATCGCCAACTCCAGCAACTGCCCCGCAATAGCGCCCCCTCACGGCTGCGGAATCGCTGCTGGCTCACGGGTCGTCCGCGGGGGTATTTCCGCGATTTTGGCCTGTGTCGCAATGCCCTGCGGGAGATGGCTCATCAGGGACTGCTGCCGGGCGTGGTTAAATCAAGCTGGTAG